The Halogeometricum rufum genome has a segment encoding these proteins:
- a CDS encoding M48 family metallopeptidase, with protein sequence MVSLAALSLVVLLAGTELLFSGLDALNLRHGARAVRESEAWVREQLGVDSPDRMLAYQRAKTVLSRAQSWLGVLAVLAVVLSGLFGDVVGLLVETGLPTVLQGVVLLVGAVVLVRLLGAPFDLYETFVVEERFGFNNQTPGLWLRDFVVGLLVTVVLSGVVGGVVLAVVDALPTLWPVAGWVVVVGFSLLMMVVYPRFVAPLFNDFDPVESGPLREAVEDVFDRAGFECEQVYEMDASRRSSHSNAYFVGFGETKRVVLFDTLVEQMDRESVQAVLAHELAHWKRGHIWKQLGASAVQMGVVFAFLWWVTASQWVYAAFGLPTVTYAALAVGLLYAGPVLSLLAPLTNRLSLAHEREADDFAARTMGESESMTRALTTLAGENLSNPFPHPWYAAFHYSHPPIPERIRRLRDRSSEQSRDADDPVGPTSST encoded by the coding sequence ATGGTGTCGCTCGCCGCACTCTCGCTGGTCGTCCTCCTGGCGGGGACGGAGCTCCTCTTCAGCGGACTGGACGCGTTGAACCTCAGACACGGCGCTCGCGCGGTCCGCGAGTCGGAGGCGTGGGTTCGCGAGCAGTTGGGGGTCGACTCGCCCGACCGGATGCTGGCGTACCAGCGTGCGAAGACGGTGCTGTCGCGCGCGCAGTCGTGGCTCGGCGTCCTCGCCGTCCTCGCCGTCGTCCTCTCGGGCCTGTTCGGCGACGTCGTCGGACTGCTGGTCGAGACGGGCCTGCCGACGGTGCTGCAGGGCGTCGTCCTCCTCGTCGGCGCGGTGGTGCTCGTCCGTCTCCTCGGCGCGCCGTTCGACCTCTACGAGACGTTCGTCGTCGAGGAGCGGTTCGGCTTCAACAACCAGACGCCCGGACTCTGGCTCCGGGACTTCGTCGTCGGACTCCTCGTCACCGTCGTCCTCTCGGGCGTCGTGGGCGGCGTCGTCCTCGCCGTCGTCGACGCCCTCCCGACGCTGTGGCCCGTCGCCGGGTGGGTCGTCGTCGTCGGGTTCTCGCTCCTGATGATGGTCGTCTATCCGCGCTTCGTCGCGCCCCTGTTCAACGACTTCGACCCCGTCGAGTCGGGACCGCTCCGTGAGGCCGTCGAGGACGTGTTCGACCGCGCGGGGTTCGAGTGCGAACAGGTGTACGAGATGGACGCGAGTCGGCGCTCCTCGCACTCGAACGCCTACTTCGTCGGCTTCGGCGAGACGAAGCGCGTCGTCCTGTTCGACACGCTGGTCGAGCAGATGGACCGCGAGTCGGTGCAGGCGGTGCTGGCGCACGAACTCGCCCACTGGAAGCGCGGTCACATCTGGAAGCAACTCGGCGCGTCGGCGGTCCAGATGGGCGTCGTGTTCGCCTTCCTCTGGTGGGTCACCGCCTCGCAGTGGGTGTACGCGGCGTTCGGACTCCCGACGGTGACGTACGCCGCCCTCGCCGTCGGACTGCTCTACGCCGGCCCGGTGCTGTCGCTACTCGCCCCCCTCACCAACCGCCTCTCGCTGGCGCACGAACGCGAGGCGGACGACTTCGCCGCGCGGACGATGGGCGAGTCCGAGTCGATGACGCGAGCCCTGACGACGCTAGCCGGAGAGAACCTGAGCAACCCGTTCCCGCACCCGTGGTACGCCGCGTTCCACTACTCGCACCCGCCGATTCCCGAGCGCATCCGGCGGCTGCGTGACCGCTCCAGCGAGCAGAGTCGCGACGCCGACGACCCAGTCGGTCCGACGAGCAGCACCTGA
- the mch gene encoding methenyltetrahydromethanopterin cyclohydrolase, translating into MDSINRMAIELVDEAIDFADELRIDVYELDSGATALDFGVNAEGGIEAGLLLAEIETAGLATVQAEMDEVAGAPRPRVELQTDHPALALLCSQKAGWELAFESGFEGLGSGPARALVAEEDEFHQVEYFDEFDLTVLGIESIELPGDEVAEHVAEKAGVEPSGVFLPTYATGSMAGSVSTAARAPELAVFRLFELGYDPRKILSAIGSAPVAPVSYDEGVAMGRTNDALAYGGEVHLTVTEDSEHFADVPSTAADEYGTPFEQIFEDADWDFYDIPETVFAPAKVTVDVVDGPTRVFGETNEDLLAESFGVES; encoded by the coding sequence ATGGACTCCATCAATCGCATGGCCATCGAACTCGTGGACGAGGCCATCGACTTCGCCGACGAACTCCGGATAGACGTGTACGAACTCGACTCGGGGGCGACGGCCCTCGACTTCGGCGTGAACGCCGAGGGCGGCATCGAGGCCGGACTGCTCCTCGCGGAGATAGAGACGGCCGGCCTCGCGACGGTTCAGGCCGAGATGGACGAGGTGGCGGGTGCGCCCCGCCCGCGCGTCGAACTCCAGACCGACCACCCCGCACTCGCCCTCCTGTGCTCGCAGAAGGCCGGGTGGGAACTCGCCTTCGAGTCCGGCTTCGAGGGCCTCGGCTCCGGACCCGCCCGCGCCCTCGTCGCCGAGGAGGACGAGTTCCACCAGGTCGAGTACTTCGACGAGTTCGACCTGACCGTCCTCGGAATCGAGAGCATCGAACTGCCGGGCGACGAGGTGGCCGAACACGTCGCCGAGAAGGCGGGCGTCGAACCCAGCGGTGTCTTCCTGCCGACGTACGCCACCGGGTCGATGGCCGGGAGCGTCTCGACGGCGGCGCGCGCGCCCGAACTCGCCGTCTTCCGCCTCTTCGAACTCGGCTACGACCCCCGGAAGATACTGTCGGCCATCGGCTCGGCCCCCGTCGCGCCCGTCAGTTACGACGAGGGCGTGGCGATGGGTCGGACGAACGACGCCCTCGCGTACGGCGGCGAAGTCCACCTCACGGTCACGGAGGACTCCGAGCACTTCGCCGACGTGCCATCGACGGCCGCCGACGAGTACGGCACGCCGTTCGAGCAGATATTCGAGGACGCCGACTGGGACTTCTACGACATCCCCGAGACGGTGTTCGCGCCCGCGAAGGTCACCGTCGACGTGGTGGACGGACCGACGCGCGTCTTCGGCGAGACGAACGAGGACCTCCTCGCGGAGTCGTTCGGCGTCGAGTCGTGA
- a CDS encoding helix-turn-helix domain-containing protein — MSDAPAADKRDPFEEQRQIYQLLSQETRHLVLQYILGHPAHLPSLDELAHMIPKNKAAIRDQLQVLREADIIERYEHPPNEDSRELPSQFYGLTEYGVEILTEYNYLRGLPIARALYDNTRLSEKSQRHLDAPRPELPSNVADALTIGPSDERANYSRLEQYIEDRKGGTHSTDDQVETAKAFHQAGIDPDHEGIKRAELLDELELELEYQPKTVLDHLVDLGILEATTPPGPNVFAISERIDEIVNGRVTEEADENLDALVAHIDDELQSVELGDEAAELSGPQTAVSAPSVALADGAGRTIRSILAAEFDVAPERVVEFLYSGDPVDRLNAAVDAIESSAEVTKSEEYGRIVFLNQAYRYRLTEKAMNLC, encoded by the coding sequence ATGAGCGACGCGCCTGCCGCAGACAAGCGTGATCCGTTCGAGGAGCAGCGGCAGATATACCAGTTGTTATCTCAGGAGACCCGCCATCTGGTGTTACAGTATATCCTCGGTCATCCGGCACACCTGCCGTCGCTCGATGAACTGGCACACATGATCCCGAAAAACAAAGCGGCGATTCGGGACCAGTTGCAGGTTCTCCGGGAGGCAGATATCATCGAACGCTACGAGCATCCACCGAACGAGGACTCGCGGGAGCTTCCGTCGCAGTTCTATGGTCTGACCGAATACGGGGTTGAGATACTCACGGAATACAACTATTTGAGAGGTCTCCCGATTGCTCGTGCGTTGTACGACAATACGCGCCTCTCCGAAAAATCCCAGCGTCACCTCGATGCACCGCGTCCGGAACTCCCGTCGAACGTCGCCGACGCCCTGACTATCGGACCGTCGGACGAACGTGCGAATTACAGCCGCTTAGAGCAGTATATCGAGGACCGGAAGGGTGGAACTCACAGCACAGACGATCAGGTTGAAACCGCAAAAGCGTTCCATCAGGCCGGAATCGATCCGGACCACGAAGGAATCAAACGAGCCGAGTTACTCGACGAGTTGGAGCTTGAGCTCGAGTATCAGCCCAAGACGGTTCTCGATCACCTCGTCGACCTCGGTATTCTCGAGGCCACCACACCTCCCGGGCCGAACGTATTCGCAATTAGCGAACGAATCGACGAAATCGTCAACGGCCGTGTGACCGAAGAGGCGGACGAAAACCTCGACGCGCTCGTGGCACATATCGACGACGAGCTTCAATCGGTCGAACTCGGCGACGAAGCAGCCGAACTCAGTGGTCCACAGACAGCAGTGTCAGCGCCGTCAGTCGCACTTGCCGACGGGGCAGGACGGACGATCCGGAGTATATTGGCCGCAGAGTTCGACGTCGCACCAGAGCGAGTCGTTGAATTTCTCTACTCGGGGGACCCTGTCGATCGCCTCAACGCGGCCGTCGATGCAATCGAGTCGTCTGCTGAGGTCACAAAGTCCGAAGAGTACGGTCGAATCGTCTTTCTCAACCAAGCCTACCGCTATCGACTGACAGAGAAGGCGATGAATCTCTGTTAA
- a CDS encoding MTH1187 family thiamine-binding protein, with protein sequence MTVIAMLSVAPVVEDSMSGEVAKAVAALDDFDVSYETNPMGTVIEADDVDTLLDAVAAAHKAVEGDRVSTFLKIDDKRASDQRARDKVDAVEEHLGREAKKERSG encoded by the coding sequence ATGACAGTCATCGCGATGCTGAGCGTCGCACCGGTCGTCGAGGACAGCATGTCGGGCGAAGTTGCGAAGGCCGTCGCCGCGCTGGACGACTTCGACGTCTCCTACGAGACGAACCCGATGGGGACGGTGATAGAGGCGGACGACGTCGACACGCTGCTCGACGCCGTCGCCGCCGCGCACAAGGCCGTCGAGGGCGACAGGGTGAGCACGTTCCTGAAGATAGACGACAAGCGGGCGTCGGACCAACGCGCGCGGGACAAAGTAGACGCCGTGGAGGAACACCTCGGCCGGGAAGCAAAGAAGGAACGAAGCGGATAG
- a CDS encoding YihY/virulence factor BrkB family protein has product MSLPSLTAVPRVERSVSLLRALVHEVRTEKLTFMAGSIAYHAFVSLLPLFLLLLAVAATLGNQTLDDSVRTLAGVVLTEGTRDEFFAEATAASQSAGVSLFGGVVLLWGTLRIFRGLDTAFSDIYESEASNTFGDQLGDGVLVLVTFAAVLVVGSVVDDAVARLVAGNVGWAVSRLFLILGLAFALYPMYYVFPDTDVGFLEVVPGTLTAAVGLTVFESLFGVYTTYSSASPERSVVAGILVLLTWLYFSGLVVLLGAAVNAVLSNRSRDVNVEPVFGGIPPEEKRHNGVERDELVAAVETLERHLRDAEDVAVTVDGEEIPIPVPDRVVTDTESLRFLPGGAVSVELRWSPRDE; this is encoded by the coding sequence ATGTCTCTCCCCTCGCTAACTGCGGTGCCGCGCGTCGAACGGAGCGTCTCCCTCCTCCGAGCGCTGGTGCACGAGGTCCGAACCGAGAAGCTCACGTTCATGGCCGGCAGCATCGCCTACCACGCGTTCGTCTCGTTGCTCCCGCTGTTCTTGCTGCTCCTCGCCGTCGCCGCCACGCTCGGTAACCAGACGCTGGACGACAGCGTCCGGACGCTGGCGGGCGTCGTCCTCACCGAGGGGACCCGCGACGAGTTCTTCGCCGAGGCGACGGCCGCCAGCCAGTCGGCGGGCGTGTCCCTGTTCGGCGGCGTGGTCCTCCTGTGGGGGACGCTCCGCATCTTCCGCGGCCTCGACACGGCGTTCTCCGACATCTACGAGTCGGAGGCGTCGAACACGTTCGGCGACCAACTCGGCGACGGCGTCCTCGTCCTCGTCACGTTCGCCGCCGTCCTCGTCGTCGGCTCCGTCGTCGACGACGCCGTCGCCCGCCTCGTCGCCGGGAACGTCGGGTGGGCGGTGAGTCGCCTGTTCCTGATTCTCGGGTTGGCGTTCGCGCTCTATCCCATGTACTACGTCTTCCCCGACACCGACGTCGGCTTCCTCGAAGTGGTCCCGGGCACGCTCACCGCCGCCGTCGGACTCACCGTCTTCGAGTCGCTGTTCGGCGTCTACACCACCTACTCCAGCGCGTCGCCCGAACGGAGCGTCGTCGCCGGCATCCTCGTCCTCCTGACGTGGCTCTACTTCAGCGGTCTCGTCGTCCTCCTCGGTGCCGCCGTCAACGCCGTCCTCTCGAACCGGAGTCGAGACGTGAACGTCGAACCGGTGTTCGGCGGCATCCCGCCCGAGGAGAAGCGCCACAACGGGGTCGAACGGGACGAACTCGTCGCGGCCGTCGAGACGCTCGAACGGCACCTCCGCGACGCCGAGGACGTCGCCGTCACCGTGGACGGCGAGGAGATTCCGATTCCGGTCCCGGACCGCGTCGTCACCGACACCGAGTCGCTCCGCTTCCTCCCGGGCGGAGCCGTCAGCGTCGAACTGCGGTGGTCGCCTCGCGACGAGTGA
- a CDS encoding hydrogenase maturation nickel metallochaperone HypA, with amino-acid sequence MATNSRATATTETARTDRPTRPATIDRVPAVTDPATSATTASRAVPQLTEVRNRRLADGYFGESFLVWRCLDCGETGSLDAFPTYCPDCRADRESLFYWVED; translated from the coding sequence ATGGCAACGAACTCCCGAGCGACGGCGACGACCGAGACTGCGAGAACCGACCGACCGACCCGTCCCGCCACGATAGACCGCGTGCCGGCGGTCACCGACCCCGCGACGAGTGCGACGACGGCGTCCCGCGCCGTCCCCCAACTCACGGAGGTCCGAAACCGCCGACTGGCCGACGGCTACTTCGGCGAGTCGTTCCTCGTCTGGCGCTGCCTCGACTGCGGCGAGACGGGGTCGCTGGACGCGTTCCCGACGTACTGCCCGGACTGCCGCGCCGACCGCGAGTCGCTGTTCTACTGGGTCGAAGACTGA
- a CDS encoding lycopene cyclase domain-containing protein, with product MALSRRGAGPGHAARALASQVHPVFMLPPLASSLFGAVVAGRVAFGPAFVHVAAMFCAVYTAHVKDGLVDFYVRGEDDDHPMTRRGCRVGLVAAGVGFLLCLVALWQMVGVGAVLVTLPTWFVGYLHAPQLDTNPVTATAGYPFGIALAIVGGYYVQTAALAPEPLAYAFVFFVLLTGVKVIDDAKDHDYDASIDKRTVAVVLGPRRARRFAHALLGAGMVAVLLLTGDGLFPPFALVAAVAFGLVAVAARGASPRLATMLLVRGTYVFLALLLIAVWFRPLAAVPLPDIGVLGGYTYLATEVVFGAVAFGLLARANALRRAAVTVAAVYPVAYLWDWYTLEVGVFAIPLRTGAELFGIPLEEHLFMVVVPALVLGVHETLASWRAEERTPGEGGG from the coding sequence ATGGCTCTCTCTCGCCGGGGGGCGGGACCGGGACACGCCGCGAGGGCGCTGGCGTCGCAGGTGCATCCAGTGTTCATGCTGCCGCCACTCGCGTCCTCGCTGTTCGGCGCCGTCGTGGCCGGACGCGTCGCGTTCGGCCCGGCGTTCGTCCACGTGGCGGCGATGTTCTGCGCCGTCTACACCGCGCACGTGAAGGACGGGTTGGTGGACTTCTACGTCCGCGGCGAGGACGACGACCACCCGATGACGAGACGCGGATGCCGGGTCGGACTCGTCGCCGCGGGCGTCGGCTTCCTCCTGTGTCTCGTGGCCCTCTGGCAGATGGTCGGCGTCGGTGCCGTCCTCGTCACCCTGCCGACGTGGTTCGTCGGCTACCTCCACGCGCCGCAGTTGGACACGAACCCCGTCACCGCCACCGCCGGCTACCCGTTCGGCATCGCCCTCGCCATCGTCGGCGGCTACTACGTCCAGACGGCGGCGCTCGCGCCCGAACCGCTGGCGTACGCGTTCGTCTTCTTCGTCCTCCTCACCGGCGTGAAGGTGATAGACGACGCGAAGGACCACGACTACGACGCGAGCATCGACAAGCGCACCGTCGCCGTCGTCCTCGGACCGCGGCGCGCCCGCCGGTTCGCCCACGCCCTCCTCGGCGCCGGGATGGTCGCCGTCCTCCTCCTGACGGGCGACGGCCTGTTCCCGCCGTTCGCGCTTGTCGCCGCCGTCGCCTTCGGACTGGTCGCCGTCGCCGCCCGCGGCGCGTCGCCGAGGCTGGCGACGATGCTCCTCGTCCGCGGAACGTACGTCTTCCTCGCGCTACTGCTGATTGCGGTCTGGTTCAGACCGCTGGCCGCCGTTCCGCTCCCGGACATCGGCGTCCTCGGCGGCTACACCTACCTCGCGACCGAGGTGGTGTTCGGCGCCGTCGCGTTCGGCCTGCTGGCCCGCGCGAACGCCCTCCGACGCGCCGCCGTGACCGTCGCGGCCGTCTACCCCGTCGCCTACCTCTGGGACTGGTACACGCTCGAAGTCGGCGTCTTCGCCATCCCGCTCCGAACCGGCGCCGAACTGTTCGGCATCCCTCTCGAAGAGCACCTGTTCATGGTCGTCGTCCCCGCACTCGTCCTCGGCGTCCACGAGACGCTCGCGTCGTGGCGCGCCGAGGAGCGGACACCGGGAGAGGGCGGGGGATAA
- a CDS encoding YrhK family protein gives MYEDVLRAFFEEYEWIHTTLGILGNVLFFVGSIMFLYEALKRLGVWLFIVGSFLMLVGAVAAAVVKWVRN, from the coding sequence ATGTACGAAGACGTCTTGAGAGCCTTCTTCGAGGAGTACGAGTGGATTCACACGACGCTGGGCATCCTCGGCAACGTCCTCTTCTTCGTCGGGAGCATCATGTTCCTGTACGAGGCGCTGAAACGACTCGGCGTCTGGCTGTTCATCGTCGGGTCGTTCCTCATGCTCGTCGGCGCCGTCGCCGCCGCCGTCGTGAAGTGGGTCCGCAATTGA
- a CDS encoding putative RNA uridine N3 methyltransferase, producing the protein MTLSVLVPSSLVREAEDKREATRKLGYVARAATVFRADRLVVFPDREGERRLGGTFVETVLRYAATPPYLRKEVWGHRDELEYVGVLPPLLVSSTTGSEPDGSGSLQQGIVTEVGPDGRVRVNCGLQHPISLYTPSDMAVSEGERVAIRISSREPVRARIVDEPVPGFDVSRSDLEEALDRADAGVTIATSRFGESLTVPKLADLSPRLERDGATVVFGSPGRGLPDILGVDAEEVTVEPSDGPGFDLWLNTIPRQGSEVVRTEEAMFASLASLTLTE; encoded by the coding sequence ATGACACTCAGCGTACTCGTACCGTCCTCCCTCGTCCGGGAAGCCGAGGACAAACGCGAGGCGACTCGCAAACTCGGCTACGTCGCCCGCGCGGCGACGGTGTTTCGGGCGGACCGACTCGTCGTCTTCCCCGACCGGGAAGGCGAACGTCGGCTGGGAGGAACGTTCGTCGAGACGGTGTTGCGATACGCCGCCACGCCACCCTACCTCCGAAAGGAGGTGTGGGGGCACCGCGACGAACTGGAGTACGTGGGCGTCCTTCCGCCCCTCCTCGTCTCGTCTACGACCGGCTCCGAACCGGACGGTTCGGGGTCGTTACAACAGGGAATCGTGACCGAGGTCGGACCTGACGGCCGCGTTCGGGTCAATTGCGGACTGCAACACCCGATCTCCCTCTACACCCCATCGGATATGGCGGTGTCGGAGGGGGAGCGCGTCGCCATCAGGATCTCTTCGCGAGAACCGGTCCGTGCGCGGATCGTCGACGAGCCCGTTCCGGGCTTCGACGTGTCCCGTTCGGACCTCGAGGAAGCGCTCGACCGCGCCGACGCGGGCGTCACCATCGCGACGTCTCGCTTCGGCGAGTCGCTGACGGTGCCGAAACTGGCGGATCTCTCCCCCCGTCTCGAACGGGACGGAGCGACCGTCGTCTTCGGCTCGCCCGGTCGTGGGCTTCCGGACATCCTCGGCGTCGACGCCGAGGAAGTCACAGTCGAACCCTCCGACGGTCCGGGGTTCGACCTCTGGCTCAATACGATTCCGCGACAGGGCAGCGAGGTGGTGCGAACCGAGGAAGCGATGTTCGCCTCCCTCGCGTCCCTGACACTCACGGAGTGA